The following DNA comes from Amycolatopsis albispora.
GCTCGGCGAGTGGCACCAGCCTGCCGTCGGCGGTGGTCCGCGCCGCCCGCCGCGCGTGGTGCAGCAGCATGAGCGCGAGCAGCCCGGCGACCTCCTCGTGGTCGATGCGCGCCGCGAGCTGACGGGTCAGCCGGATCGCCTCGGCGGCGAGGTCGACGTCGCCGGAGTAGCCCTCGTTGAACACCAGGTACAGCACGCGCAACACGGTGGCGACGTCACCGGGCTGGTTGAACCGCACGCTCGACACGGTTCGCTTGGCCCGGCTGATGCGCTGCGCCATGGTCGCTTCCGGCACGAGGTAGGCCTGCGCGATCTGGCGCGTGGTCAGGCCGCCGACCGCGCGCAGCGTGAGCGCGACGGCCGAGGCCGGGGTCAGTGACGGGTGCGCGCACAGGAAGTACAGCTGGAGCGTGTCGTCCACGTCGGCCGCGGGGCCCGGCGCCGGTTCCTCCTCGACGAGGTCTTCGCGACGGCGGCGGGCGGATTCGGCCCGCGTGGCGTCGAGGAACCGGCGCCACGCCACGGTGACCAGCCAGCCCTTCGGATCACGCGGCGGGTTGTCCGGCCACACACGCACGGCTTCGACCAGTGCGTCCTGCACGGCGTCCTCGGCCGCCGCGAAGTCGGCGCCGCGGCGGACGAGGATGGTGAGCACGTGCGGGGTGAGGCTGCGGAGCAGGACCTCGTCCATCGGCGCACTCACTCGGTGATGCACGGGGGTGCGGCCATGAACGGGCGCAGCTCCAGCCACTCGTGGATCGGCTTGCCACCGGCACCCGGCGCCGCGGACAGTTCGGCCGCCAGTTCCAGCGCCCGCTCGTGGGTTTCGACGTCGATCACCATCCAGCCGGCGATCAGGTCCTTCGTCTCGGCGAACGGGCCGTCGGTGACTGGCGGCCGCCCTTCGCCGTCGTAGCGGACGAAGGTGCCTTCCGGCGACAGCGCCTGCTCGTCGACGAA
Coding sequences within:
- a CDS encoding RNA polymerase sigma factor; its protein translation is MDEVLLRSLTPHVLTILVRRGADFAAAEDAVQDALVEAVRVWPDNPPRDPKGWLVTVAWRRFLDATRAESARRRREDLVEEEPAPGPAADVDDTLQLYFLCAHPSLTPASAVALTLRAVGGLTTRQIAQAYLVPEATMAQRISRAKRTVSSVRFNQPGDVATVLRVLYLVFNEGYSGDVDLAAEAIRLTRQLAARIDHEEVAGLLALMLLHHARRAARTTADGRLVPLAEQDRGRWDTQLIAEGVDVLQAALARARLGEFQAQAAIAALHADAQRAEETDWVQIVEWYDELVRLTGSPVARLNRAIAVGEADGPRAGLAALAELDPGLPRYAAAAAYLHERDGDPATAARLYAEAAHAAPNLPEREHLTRQAARLNTQLRA
- a CDS encoding YciI family protein, with product MAKYLLLKHYRGAPAAANDVPMDQWTPEEVSAHVKYMKDFADRLKRTGEFVDEQALSPEGTFVRYDGEGRPPVTDGPFAETKDLIAGWMVIDVETHERALELAAELSAAPGAGGKPIHEWLELRPFMAAPPCITE